The proteins below are encoded in one region of Mya arenaria isolate MELC-2E11 chromosome 15, ASM2691426v1:
- the LOC128220469 gene encoding orexin receptor type 2-like: MDVVLKNGTSYKPWNTSVDQHSDCTKNATETNINLVSLCRNSSLKNFFECVIPDAEEWVLIAAYVLTFVVGVLGNILVFFVLSRNKEMRTVTNVFLVNLAVTDLTVILIIMPLALIVDVTDTWLFGGAMCKISIAFGTMCLTVSILTLCAISLERWYAICGSPNFNINIQKAQIIIAAIWAISICVALPEFLAFTVVPYHTDSIFRTMCYPALWERKTMMIFQIFLMASLYFLPIVLIATVYTYMYVVLWRTRIPDTGNVHICPLNESRQPNTEFGNRLSRRRKTVKMLMMIVVVFALCFLPNHTLNILRYMEQLQKLPHLRSIAFISHWCSFFNSCVNPIIYNFMSDNFRKEFRAVLSLCCHCGKTSTRETRIRNQITCSETRHLPLMNRNTDEIISLIYPEEPDLQGDESVSMCQQKGMPL; encoded by the exons atggATGTAGTTCTTAAAAATGGAACGAGTTATAAACCATGGAATACAAGTGTTGACCAACATAGCGACTGTACCAAAAATGCTACGGAAACTAATATAAATCTAGTAAGCTTATGCAGAAATTCAAGTTTGAAGAATTTCTTTGAATGTGTCATTCCAGACGCCGAAGAATGGGTACTGATTGCAGCTTACGTTTTAACGTTTGTAGTTGGTGTTTTGGGGAATATTCTCGTCTTTTTTGTACTTAGTAGAAACAAAGAGATGAGAACAGTTACAAACGTATTTTTGGTGAACTTGGCTGTGACCGACTTAACTGTGATACTGATAATTATGCCTTTGGCTCTGATCGTTGACGTTACAGACACGTGGCTTTTTGGAGGAGCAATGTGCAAAATCAGCATCGCTTTTGGG ACAATGTGTTTAACTGTCTCCATCCTGACACTTTGTGCGATCTCATTAGAACGTTGGTACGCCATATGCGGGTCTCCCAATTTCAATATCAACATCCAGAAGGCCCAGATCATTATTGCCGCCATTTGGGCAATCTCCATATGCGTGGCATTGCCCGAGTTCCTGGCCTTCACTGTGGTACCTTATCACACCGATTCAATCTTCAG GACAATGTGTTATCCAGCCCTATGGGAGAGGAAAACGATGATGATATTCCAGATCTTCTTGATGGCGTCACTTTATTTTCTGCCGATTGTACTCATCGCCACcgtgtacacatacatgtatgtcgtGCTCTGGAGGACACGTATCCCGGATACAGGAAATGTTC ACATATGTCCATTAAACGAATCAAGGCAACCTAATACGGAGTTTGGCAATAGGTTGTCGAGACGAAGAAAGACAGTAAAAATGCTAATGATGATTGTTGTGGTGTTTGCGCTGTGTTTCCTGCCTAACCACACACTCAACATTTTAAG ATACATGGAACAGCTGCAGAAGCTTCCTCACCTGAGAAGCATCGCTTTTATCTCTCATTGGTGCTCATTCTTCAACAGTTGCGTTAACCCAATTATCTACAACTTCATGAGCG ACAATTTCCGGAAGGAGTTCCGTGCGGTGCTCTCTCTGTGTTGCCATTGTGGGAAAACTTCAACTCGGGAAACCAGGATTCGTAACCAAATAACTTGTTCCGAGACGAGGCATTTACCGTTGATGAATAGGAACACTGACG AGATCATCAGTTTGATTTACCCGGAAGAACCAGACTTGCAGGGCGACGAAAGTGTGAGCATGTGTCAACAAAAAGGAATGCCGTTATGA